ACAAGGTATGATTTCCAAGCTGGGTTTTGGGGCATCATGAACCAACCTTGCCTCGGCATAATTCCAGTGAGTTTTCAAATCCTTCACTCAACCAACACTTCCTTCGCAGCCCACCTTTTATGCTACCTGCTTATATATGATGCCGTGATGATTCATTGCAGCCGTTTATTGAAGAGTTCAAACATCCCTTGCCGGCAAATTGTGCGGCTGGGAACACAGGCATCTTCATAAATGGGAGAGAGCTAAATCAGAGAGATCTCGATTTACTTGCCAGCAGAGGACTACCAAGAACCAGAAACAGGTTTTATGCTATCGACATCTCTGGGATAGTCCTGGATGAGAAAACTAGCGAACTGCTATACAACCTCGGGAAACTTGCCCCAACGTAAGTTGTAACATATTGATGATAATGTAGCATACGCTTTTGTAAACTTCGTTCATTATGTAACATTATGAAACAACTTTCATCtgtcattttgttttctctcatcTGTCATGCGATCTTAAGATCCGATACCACATCAGTTACGCTGTGATCTGTCATATTTCTGCTGTGACATTAATGACATGGTATTATGAACACCTAATATTTCTTAGCTAACTACTTCATTTAGATCAAACGGTTGTAATGTTGAGAATGTTTTACTTGCACTGTCTTGGTGAAGAAAGAAACACGGTCCTGAAAAAGTCATCTTCAAAGCAGCCATCGATGCTGTCTTCGCATATAGCTCTCTCAATTCCTGGTGttgtcatcttctttttttcttaatcaaCTCTTGCTGGCTTGAACAGGGTTGAGAGAGTGCAGCGTGGATTCGGCATGCGAGTTCCAGAAGTTGCGTGAGCGGTCTCAAGAACTGTTGGTCGTCGCCTATGTATTCATGCAGCTGCCAAAGTCGAGCTTGTTCTTTTGAACTTGCTTTGCCTTTTGCTTAGTGAAGTTTTTGGGGTCAGAGTCCCGAACCCAACAGCTTGCGTCGTGAGTTGCGGCCCCAACCCCCAAGTTACTGGGGCCATGTAACTAACGGCGCGAGAGTTGAGCTTCTTGAGATGACGACGACAACTCGACAACAGTATTTCACTTTTGTATTTTGTGTTCGTAACATCCGAAAGCCCCTTCATTTCCTACGGTTGATGCAAATCAACATATGTTGAGTGTAAAATCTACTTCCATGATGTGTGTGTATATGTACTTATTCTGCTTTCCTGGTCAACAAGATCGATTTCCCTGCATTATGaaggttggttttttttttttttttggtcgaatatgaAGGTTGGTTTGATTGAGACCCAAATTTGTGTTTTTCCTCTCCCAAATTCGCCGAAGTATCATAAATGTTTAATCCAATATCAAAGGGGTTTATAATCTCTACTTAGATTTTGAAATGTATGGCCAAATTGTCATCGGAGGGAAAGAGCGGAATCTCTGTTGATGCAACGAGGGGCAACAATTTAAGTTACAAATCACTTAGAATGATGAATACCAGATGTTGAAGCTGATCATTTTTCACAGTTCTGGAGCATAGCCGGGGAACTCCAAAATAATTTAGTCTTATAATGTCGGAGTTTTTCAACGGATGAGACAACGCCATTGGTTTATTCACAGCAAGCAATTTGTATGATGTAATCTTGTCATGAATTGTTCAACGTTCAGAATCTTAGAACACGCACATTTGATTTTATGCAGAATATGTTATTCGTTAAAGAAGAAATAATTTTACCAAAAACGGACATTATTGATTTTGTTTGCCAAAAAAAGAGTTCGAAGAATTTGAGTTGAGTTGCTATGAATTGCTAATCTTAATAAGCAGGTAAAAATTAATATCTGTCGCTATAATCTAGTCATTGAATAGATTTGTAATTCCATCGGTTTCCAACGTAATTGGAAATAATAATccatattatttatttatgatgCTGTTATTGGAAATGTAAAACCATTTGCCCTTTTTCGGAAATGAAAAGTCATTTAGTCTTATCCAACGGTAAAATGAGACCCCAAatgaatttcaaatttgaaatattaGACCGTTGCCCCTCCCATTCAAGGCCCCTTATAAAACTCCTTCCATCTTCATCCCCagatccaaatctacttttctctctctctctctctctctctctctctctgagaacACCATGGCTGATACTGCGGTTTCTGAAGTCATCCCCACTAAGAAACCAAGGAACAACTCCCGGAAGGCACTGAAGCAAAAGAACCCATCTTCGAATGAAGCCAACATTTTAGCCCAACAACAACAAACCCTCCCGCCTCAGCCCAGCGGCGACGATGACGACTCTGGCTCGGCTGTCAAGGAGAACCACGAGAGCCTCTCGCAACCGTGCTCGTCCCGGAAGAAGAGCAAGCCCAGGGCGAACCCGAAGAAGCAAGCGGCGGGGCCAACGAGCAGCTTTGAGAAGGAGATGCAGGAAATGCAGGAGATGATGGAGAAGCTGAGAATCGAGAAGGTGAAGACGGAGGAGATGTTGAAGGAGAAGGACGAAATGCTGAAgcagaaggaggaggagcttgagGTCAAAGGAAGAGAGCACGAGAAGCTTCAGGGTGAGCTCAAAAAGTTGCAGAAGATCAAGGAATTCAAGCCCACTATGGTCAGTTTTGCTCAACCTTTCTTGTCTCCTTTTGGATAAAGCTGCCACTTTTAGTTCAGAGAAATTCACAGAGTATGTGGTGCAATACGGTTTATGTTGAAGTGTAGAGAAATGGGTTCGAAGATATTCATAGACTAAATGGTCAGTTTCGCTCCATTTTTTATAAAGCTGCAATTTTAGTTCGTATGTAACGATGGTGCACTATATAATAGTTACGAAAATGGAGATACTCTATGTTCTATAGTATGACTAGAGCTGGCGTCTAGATAGTGGAGGATTTCTTTACTGAATTTTGCTTTTCACTAAGGTTTGTTGGTGGTGATATCAATCTGAAAGTAGGGATTGAAATGGGTTTTTTCTTGTCGAATTTTATTTTCAGACATTTCCGATGGTTCAATCTGGAAGAGAGAAGGAACACgagaaggagagaaagaaaggttGCCCAGAGAGAAAGAGGCCATCTCCACCTTACATCCTGTGGTGCAAGGACCAATGGAATGAGGTAAGTGATTAAGAGAAATGACCAAATTCATTGTTGTGAGAATTGAATCAGAGTAATTCCAGCTTCAACGATAATACGGTTTTAATTTTCTGTGACAGATTAAGAAAGACAACCCGGAAGCAGAGTTTAAAGAGATTTCAAACATTTTGGGAACAAAATGGAAAAGTGTCACTGCTGAGGAGAAGAAGCCCTATGAGGAGAAGTACCAAACGGAAAAGGCGGCTTATTTGCAGATAATTGCAAAAGAGAAACGCGAGGCCGAGGCGATGAAGCTTCTTGAAGAGGAGCACAAGCAGAGGACTGCCATGGACTTGCTTGACCAGTATCTCCAGTTTAAACAGGAAGCCGAAAAGAAGGAGAACAAGAAGACCAAGTAACTTAAATTGAATTTCTAAGTCGTGCTATTAATAATTTGTGTGTATTGGTTGAGGCTAAAAGCATAGGATTATTGTTCATCTTGTTTGGAAATGTTCTACAGGAAGGAAAAAGATCCACTGAAGCCAAAACAACccatgtcagcatttttctTGTTCTCCAATGAGAGGAGGGCCGCTTTGCTTGCTGAAAGCAAGACTGTGTTGGAGGTAATGCTCTAATGTCTTGACAattaagagaattttttttttcggtcaaattTAGTCTaaattttctgttgtttggtgGTGGTAGGTTGCAAAGATCACCGGAGAGGAGTGGAAGAACATGtcagagaaaaagagaaggccTTATGAAGAGGTacgttaatttttctttctctgtccTTTGGGTCTTCCACAGCATATTAGTATGACATGGTCACTGAATTGGATGTTGTTTCAATTACCCAGATGGCTAAGAAGAACAAGGAGAAATATATGGAAGAAATGGAGGGGTATAAACAGAAGAAGCAAGAAGAGGCTGAGAATGTTagaaaggaagaggaagagcagATGAAGCTTCAGAAGCAAGAAGCCTTGCAActgctgaagaagaaggagaagaccgaAAACATAATTAAGGTGCCTAATGATACTTCCTTTTCGATTTTGCAAATTCTTTATATATTAAGCAATGCGAAACGCATGTACCCGAAAGCTAACTTAAGTCACGCGGAATGTGCAGAAAACGAAACAAAATcgccagaaaaagaagaatgcaGACCCCAACAAGCCTAAAAAG
This sequence is a window from Rhodamnia argentea isolate NSW1041297 chromosome 3, ASM2092103v1, whole genome shotgun sequence. Protein-coding genes within it:
- the LOC115754702 gene encoding high mobility group B protein 6, with the translated sequence MADTAVSEVIPTKKPRNNSRKALKQKNPSSNEANILAQQQQTLPPQPSGDDDDSGSAVKENHESLSQPCSSRKKSKPRANPKKQAAGPTSSFEKEMQEMQEMMEKLRIEKVKTEEMLKEKDEMLKQKEEELEVKGREHEKLQGELKKLQKIKEFKPTMTFPMVQSGREKEHEKERKKGCPERKRPSPPYILWCKDQWNEIKKDNPEAEFKEISNILGTKWKSVTAEEKKPYEEKYQTEKAAYLQIIAKEKREAEAMKLLEEEHKQRTAMDLLDQYLQFKQEAEKKENKKTKKEKDPLKPKQPMSAFFLFSNERRAALLAESKTVLEVAKITGEEWKNMSEKKRRPYEEMAKKNKEKYMEEMEGYKQKKQEEAENVRKEEEEQMKLQKQEALQLLKKKEKTENIIKKTKQNRQKKKNADPNKPKKPASSFIFFSKEARKRLMEERPGTANSTLNALISVKWKEMGDEEKGIWNVRAAEAKAAYQKELEECNKKAAAAAAAATVDELE